A genome region from Candidatus Hydrogenedentota bacterium includes the following:
- a CDS encoding DUF1559 domain-containing protein, with protein sequence MINRARTSGFTLIELLVVIAIIGILAAILLPALARAREAARRASCQNNLKQCGLVFKMYANESKGEKFPSSVFASGENCDGTTSYIFFQGSQVYPEYLTDASVLICPSSGRPSPIDDTYDWRVGNVATGSIAPCAFTPDSYIYLAWALIPSEIAGTANANDPALDGLDANNTAASIAVMVSLGFVVDPLVGLGAAADGISNAATPADAFPFADNDVDTDDAMAAVGLTPTGRGTLYRLREGIERFFISDINNPAASALAQSGVPVMFDSLSTVISEFNHVPGGANILFMDGHVQFDRYPGEYANKVTALTTGAN encoded by the coding sequence ATGATCAATCGTGCACGTACTTCCGGTTTCACTCTGATCGAGTTGTTGGTCGTTATTGCCATCATTGGAATTCTCGCGGCTATTTTACTGCCCGCGCTGGCGCGCGCTCGTGAGGCGGCGCGGCGTGCAAGTTGTCAGAACAATCTCAAGCAATGCGGTCTGGTCTTCAAGATGTACGCCAACGAATCCAAGGGAGAGAAGTTTCCAAGCAGCGTGTTTGCGTCTGGAGAGAACTGCGACGGAACCACCTCGTATATCTTTTTCCAGGGAAGTCAGGTATACCCCGAGTACCTGACTGATGCCAGCGTACTGATATGCCCGTCTTCCGGCCGTCCCAGCCCTATTGACGATACGTATGACTGGCGAGTCGGAAACGTGGCGACTGGGTCCATCGCGCCGTGCGCGTTCACACCCGATTCCTACATATACCTGGCGTGGGCGCTGATTCCGTCGGAGATTGCGGGAACCGCCAACGCCAATGACCCCGCCCTGGACGGACTCGACGCCAACAACACGGCCGCCTCGATAGCGGTCATGGTCTCACTGGGTTTTGTCGTCGATCCGCTAGTTGGACTCGGCGCGGCGGCCGACGGCATAAGCAACGCCGCGACACCCGCTGATGCATTCCCCTTTGCTGACAACGACGTCGACACGGACGATGCTATGGCCGCCGTCGGGTTGACGCCAACTGGCAGGGGTACGTTGTATCGCCTTCGTGAAGGCATCGAGCGCTTCTTCATCTCCGATATCAACAATCCCGCTGCCTCCGCGTTGGCGCAGAGTGGAGTCCCCGTCATGTTCGACTCGCTCTCGACAGTCATCTCGGAATTCAATCACGTGCCTGGCGGCGCAAACATCCTCTTCATGGATGGTCACGTTCAATTCGACCGTTATCCTGGTGAATACGCTAACAAGGTTACTGCTCTGACTACCGGCGCAAACTAG
- a CDS encoding PIN domain nuclease: protein MVIVDTSAWVEYLNDGDPLVVEKVDHYLDQDLVAMGDLIYCEIMQGIRLDHQRREISSLLLALPQHEMVGFHIAERSAANYRLLRSRGITVRKTIDVLIGTYCAENGLALVHNDRDFDHMGPHIGLETV from the coding sequence ATGGTTATTGTCGACACCTCTGCTTGGGTGGAGTACCTGAACGACGGCGACCCTTTGGTAGTAGAAAAGGTGGACCACTACCTCGATCAGGACCTGGTCGCAATGGGTGACCTGATCTATTGCGAGATAATGCAGGGCATACGCCTCGATCACCAGCGCAGAGAGATCTCGTCGCTCCTCCTTGCCCTCCCTCAGCACGAAATGGTCGGGTTCCATATTGCTGAGCGCTCAGCTGCCAACTACAGGCTACTGCGCTCACGAGGCATTACTGTACGCAAAACGATAGATGTGCTTATCGGAACCTATTGTGCCGAGAATGGACTTGCTCTTGTCCATAACGACAGGGATTTCGATCACATGGGTCCTCACATCGGGTTGGAGACTGTATAG
- a CDS encoding glycoside hydrolase: MKTGCLYVFRRKYLFTTLAVHLLAVIGTGCQTTSHTAPALAPDLVITDLFTKERIPKIDVAQDGTILATAKSGKLLRRSTDGGKTWSDIQEIGPDANGSTIVDRTTGDVLVVCANKGYLWRSKDNGLTWAREMITLKPNPYGHGTPDGIPIETSCSESGVTLQYGEHKGRLLMPGRIMPPKGSNAQEWWPYHYNSSLFSDDGGKTWQVSGPVQSGTGEGTLAEMSNGDIYYNSRSHMSIDDRRRIAWSYDGGAMYVDWRVCDDLREVGEPFYFKYGTEPSYGCNAGLARLPLETTGGKDVLVFSTPDNPGGTRIRMTVWASFDRGKTWPVKRLIYEGPSAYSSLAADNQGNIYLLFERGQKKPYDAMSFAKFDLAWLTKGHNLEKLLATPVTINRPRAKN, translated from the coding sequence ATGAAGACTGGATGTCTGTATGTCTTCCGCAGAAAGTACCTATTCACTACACTTGCGGTCCATCTACTCGCTGTGATTGGGACGGGCTGCCAAACGACATCGCATACTGCTCCTGCGCTTGCGCCGGACCTCGTAATCACCGACCTCTTCACGAAGGAACGCATTCCAAAGATCGATGTCGCGCAGGACGGGACCATTCTGGCGACTGCGAAGTCCGGCAAGCTACTGCGACGCAGCACGGACGGCGGAAAGACGTGGAGCGATATTCAGGAAATAGGCCCGGACGCAAACGGGAGTACCATCGTCGACAGAACCACGGGCGACGTGTTGGTGGTGTGTGCCAATAAAGGCTATTTGTGGCGCAGCAAAGACAACGGCCTCACGTGGGCTCGCGAGATGATAACGCTCAAGCCCAATCCCTACGGACACGGTACTCCCGACGGCATCCCCATCGAAACGAGTTGCTCCGAGTCAGGCGTGACGCTTCAGTACGGCGAGCACAAAGGCCGACTGCTGATGCCCGGACGCATCATGCCGCCGAAAGGATCCAATGCGCAGGAATGGTGGCCGTATCACTACAATTCCTCCTTGTTCAGCGACGATGGCGGCAAGACGTGGCAGGTCAGTGGCCCCGTGCAAAGTGGAACGGGGGAAGGGACGCTTGCGGAGATGTCCAATGGCGATATCTACTACAACTCACGGTCGCATATGTCAATCGACGATCGCCGCCGAATAGCGTGGAGCTACGACGGAGGTGCGATGTACGTTGATTGGCGCGTGTGTGACGACCTGCGTGAGGTAGGCGAGCCGTTCTACTTCAAATATGGCACGGAACCCAGCTATGGATGCAACGCCGGTCTGGCACGGCTGCCGCTGGAAACTACGGGCGGCAAAGACGTGCTCGTTTTCAGCACGCCGGACAATCCCGGAGGAACACGCATTCGCATGACAGTATGGGCGAGCTTCGACCGCGGCAAGACATGGCCCGTGAAACGGCTGATCTACGAAGGTCCAAGCGCCTATTCATCACTCGCGGCGGACAACCAAGGGAACATTTACCTGCTCTTCGAGAGAGGCCAGAAGAAACCCTACGACGCCATGTCGTTTGCAAAGTTCGACCTTGCCTGGCTTACGAAGGGGCACAATTTGGAGAAATTGCTGGCCACGCCTGTAACCATTAATCGCCCACGGGCCAAGAATTAG
- a CDS encoding carbohydrate-binding protein, with the protein MHCSGLPILAIILTTSLTSLSVFAKEIHVSKSGDDKNDGSPTAPYKTISAAAAVAQPGDTITVHEGVYRERVNPPRGGESDSKRIVYQAALGEKVTITGAEEIKNWEYVKGDVWKVVLPNSFFGDFNPYGDLIRGDWFNPKERPHHTGAVYLDGNWLIEAAKLDEVMAPRGTVPSWLGSADPEYLLNVARWRPLDESKDTPWVEASKYTEKSGTQNAPCSEGGECIGFIQRGHWVKYKDVDFGAGAKSIEIRAASASRGGTIEIHADRPEGELLGSCAVPNTGDWQSWSSFKTTIKPVSGVKTICLVFRGAVQPNLSNTPLWFAEVDDKNTTIWAQFINVGPNSHNVEINVRQTVFYPENTGINYITLRGFNLCKAATNWAPPTAEQIGIVGTNWSKGWIIESNTVSHSVCSGIALGKHGDEFDNTSADTAEGYVKTIERAIQRGWSGDNIGHHTVRNNTIYACEQTGIVGSLGAVFSTITGNSIHDIHVRQLFTGAEMAGIKLHAAIDVEIRGNHISRTCRGIWLDWMNQGSRVTGNLFHDNISEDLFVEVDHGPFMVDNNVFLSPTTLLSLSQGGAYVHNLIGGAIHIIAYDARMTPYHKAHSTEIAGMHDNPCGDDRWYNNVFIQRADMTPYDTAKLPVWMSGNVYLKGAKPSKHEVEALALPDVDPGVQLVDKDDGTYLEFAVDPAWSSGKGCQVVNSELLGKAAISGAPYEQRDGSPFRLTEDFFGKERTTPTPTPGPFSISGGDEFSVKVW; encoded by the coding sequence ATGCATTGCTCCGGTCTGCCGATACTCGCCATCATTCTCACAACATCACTGACTTCTCTCAGCGTATTCGCCAAAGAGATTCACGTCTCCAAGTCAGGAGACGACAAGAATGACGGTTCGCCAACGGCCCCTTACAAGACAATCTCCGCCGCTGCCGCGGTAGCGCAGCCAGGCGACACAATCACTGTCCACGAAGGTGTCTATCGTGAACGCGTGAACCCACCGCGCGGAGGCGAATCGGACTCGAAGCGCATCGTATACCAAGCAGCTCTGGGCGAGAAAGTGACCATCACGGGCGCGGAGGAGATCAAGAACTGGGAGTACGTGAAGGGCGATGTATGGAAAGTCGTCCTACCCAATTCATTCTTCGGCGATTTCAATCCTTACGGCGATCTCATCCGCGGCGACTGGTTTAATCCAAAAGAAAGACCTCATCACACCGGCGCTGTCTATCTCGACGGAAACTGGCTTATCGAGGCCGCGAAACTTGACGAGGTCATGGCGCCGCGCGGAACGGTGCCGTCATGGCTGGGTTCGGCAGATCCCGAATACTTGCTCAACGTAGCACGGTGGCGCCCCCTCGACGAATCCAAGGACACCCCGTGGGTTGAAGCTTCCAAATATACCGAAAAGAGCGGCACGCAAAACGCCCCCTGCTCGGAAGGCGGCGAGTGCATCGGCTTTATTCAGCGTGGCCATTGGGTCAAGTACAAGGATGTCGATTTCGGAGCGGGGGCAAAATCGATCGAGATTCGCGCTGCCTCTGCTTCGCGCGGCGGTACCATCGAGATTCACGCAGATAGACCGGAAGGGGAACTCCTTGGCTCGTGTGCTGTTCCGAACACCGGGGACTGGCAGTCGTGGTCCAGCTTCAAAACCACGATCAAGCCCGTAAGTGGCGTCAAGACAATTTGTCTGGTCTTCAGAGGCGCTGTACAGCCGAACTTGAGCAATACCCCGCTTTGGTTTGCCGAGGTGGACGACAAGAACACGACCATTTGGGCACAGTTCATCAACGTCGGTCCCAACTCGCACAACGTTGAAATCAATGTCCGACAGACCGTCTTCTACCCTGAAAACACGGGAATCAACTACATCACGCTTCGCGGGTTCAACTTGTGCAAGGCGGCAACAAACTGGGCCCCGCCGACGGCGGAACAAATCGGGATCGTCGGCACCAACTGGAGCAAGGGCTGGATCATTGAAAGCAACACCGTCAGTCACTCGGTATGCTCCGGCATTGCCCTTGGGAAACACGGCGATGAATTCGACAACACGTCCGCCGACACTGCCGAGGGATATGTGAAGACCATAGAGCGAGCCATCCAGCGCGGCTGGAGCGGCGACAATATCGGCCATCACACCGTGCGCAACAACACGATCTATGCATGCGAACAGACCGGTATCGTGGGAAGCCTTGGAGCTGTGTTCAGCACCATCACCGGCAATTCAATTCATGACATCCACGTCCGGCAGTTGTTCACGGGTGCAGAGATGGCAGGCATCAAACTGCACGCCGCCATTGACGTGGAGATTCGCGGCAACCACATAAGCCGCACGTGCCGGGGAATCTGGTTGGACTGGATGAATCAGGGTTCGCGCGTGACCGGAAATCTCTTCCATGACAATATCTCCGAAGACCTTTTTGTTGAAGTGGACCATGGTCCTTTCATGGTGGATAACAACGTCTTCCTCTCCCCTACGACCCTGCTTTCGCTCTCACAGGGTGGCGCATATGTGCACAACTTAATCGGGGGCGCTATCCACATTATCGCCTACGATGCGCGCATGACCCCGTATCACAAAGCGCATTCCACGGAAATCGCCGGCATGCACGACAATCCCTGCGGAGACGACCGTTGGTACAACAACGTGTTCATCCAGCGCGCCGATATGACGCCCTACGACACGGCGAAGCTGCCGGTGTGGATGTCGGGCAATGTGTATTTGAAGGGTGCGAAACCGTCAAAACACGAGGTCGAAGCGCTGGCGTTGCCCGATGTGGATCCTGGTGTGCAACTGGTCGATAAGGATGACGGCACCTACCTCGAGTTTGCCGTGGACCCAGCTTGGAGTTCGGGCAAAGGCTGCCAGGTGGTGAACTCGGAATTGCTCGGGAAAGCAGCTATTTCGGGTGCCCCTTATGAACAAAGGGACGGTTCGCCATTCCGCCTAACCGAAGACTTCTTTGGCAAAGAACGCACCACTCCAACGCCCACGCCCGGACCGTTCTCAATCTCGGGCGGAGATGAGTTCAGCGTGAAAGTCTGGTAG
- a CDS encoding addiction module protein has product MNASDASSKEILVDALQLPPVERATLVEEILSSFDFPERHEIDALWAREAEDRIDAYEQGKLTTSPISRVFDRINREADR; this is encoded by the coding sequence ATGAATGCCTCAGACGCCAGTTCAAAGGAAATACTCGTCGACGCACTTCAACTGCCTCCTGTTGAGCGGGCTACGCTGGTGGAAGAAATCCTCTCCAGTTTCGATTTTCCGGAGCGACACGAAATCGATGCCTTGTGGGCAAGAGAAGCTGAAGATCGCATTGATGCCTACGAACAGGGCAAACTCACCACATCCCCCATCAGCAGAGTATTCGATCGGATAAACCGCGAAGCGGATCGATGA
- the ppdK gene encoding pyruvate, phosphate dikinase, with amino-acid sequence MAKKMVYFFGAGKAEGKADMKELLGGKGANLAEMSSMGIPVPAGFTITTEVCTIYYKNKGNLPKELVQEVDKAMARVEKVMGKKFDDVKDPLLLSVRSGARMSMPGMMDTVLNVGLCPKTIPGLIAKSGDERFVYDAYRRLIMMYADVVMEKAAGIEPKDGESVRLKLEHHMEHLKKEKGYASDTDITAAELKQLCEDFKKIVKETIGKPFPDDAKAQLWGGIKAVFQSWNGRRAISYRRIEGIPDDWGTAVNVQAMVFGNMGDSSATGVAFTRDPATGENKFYGEWLVNAQGEDVVAGIRTPSALNKATKTEDTAHHESLEEVNPKAYKKLYDIRCKLEKHFRDMQDIEFTIETGELWMLQTRTGKRTGTAAVRMAVEMCESKLIDKTTALRRVKPEQLDELLHPMLDPAAEKKANVLAKGLPAGPGGGVGQVTFTADDAEAWSKQGKKVILVRNETSPEDVHGMHVAQAILTAKGGMTSHAALVARGWGKCCIVGCAALHIDARNKTITVGGKVIKEGDWISLNGSSGKVYEGAVGVLPAQPDLNPYYKKLMKWVDETRQINVRTNAERPEDAAQAIAFGAEGVGLARTEHMFFEPERIIHMREMILAENEEVRRAAVMKLLPYQKKDFIGIFKAMAGKPVTVRLLDPPLHEFVTLTDAQVEELSGQIKVPAAKIRARIAQLHELNPMLGHRGCRLGVAYPEITEMQARAILEATAELTKAKVKVLPEIMIPLVGHENEFINQAAIVRRVAEEVQKQYKMKLSFMVGTMIEVPRACLVADKIAAHAEFFSFGTNDLTQMGFGFSRDDIGGFLPYYIERKILPNDPFQVLDQVGIGQLIEMAVAKGRSVRPDLKVGICGEHGGEPSSVKFCHRTAFNYVSCSPFRVPIARLAAAQAAIETPRKEKAAAKKVAAKGKAKAKAKGRK; translated from the coding sequence ATGGCTAAGAAAATGGTCTATTTCTTCGGCGCAGGCAAAGCCGAGGGTAAGGCGGACATGAAAGAGCTGTTGGGCGGCAAGGGCGCCAACCTCGCCGAAATGTCCAGCATGGGAATTCCGGTACCGGCAGGTTTCACGATTACGACTGAAGTCTGCACGATCTACTACAAGAACAAGGGCAACCTTCCGAAGGAACTTGTCCAGGAAGTCGACAAGGCGATGGCGCGAGTCGAAAAAGTCATGGGCAAGAAGTTCGATGACGTCAAAGATCCGCTCCTGCTTTCGGTTCGGTCCGGCGCCCGGATGTCGATGCCCGGCATGATGGACACCGTGTTGAACGTCGGCCTTTGCCCGAAGACTATCCCCGGTCTCATCGCGAAGAGCGGCGACGAACGCTTTGTGTATGACGCGTATCGCCGTCTGATCATGATGTACGCCGACGTGGTGATGGAAAAGGCCGCCGGTATCGAGCCGAAGGATGGCGAGAGCGTCCGTTTGAAGCTCGAGCACCACATGGAGCACCTGAAGAAGGAAAAGGGCTACGCGAGCGATACCGACATCACCGCTGCCGAACTGAAGCAGCTTTGCGAAGACTTCAAGAAGATCGTCAAAGAGACGATTGGCAAGCCTTTCCCCGACGATGCGAAGGCCCAGCTTTGGGGCGGCATCAAGGCCGTGTTCCAGTCCTGGAACGGCAGACGCGCCATTTCCTACCGCCGTATCGAAGGCATCCCCGATGATTGGGGCACGGCCGTCAACGTGCAGGCGATGGTTTTCGGAAACATGGGCGACTCCTCGGCGACCGGCGTGGCCTTCACGCGCGATCCGGCAACCGGCGAAAACAAGTTCTACGGCGAGTGGCTTGTGAACGCGCAGGGTGAAGACGTTGTGGCCGGCATCCGGACGCCGTCGGCCCTGAACAAGGCCACGAAGACGGAAGACACGGCGCACCACGAGTCGTTGGAAGAAGTCAATCCGAAGGCGTACAAGAAGCTGTACGATATCCGTTGCAAGCTTGAGAAGCACTTCCGCGACATGCAGGACATCGAGTTCACGATCGAGACCGGCGAACTCTGGATGCTACAGACGCGTACCGGTAAGCGCACGGGTACGGCTGCTGTCCGCATGGCCGTTGAGATGTGCGAGAGCAAGCTAATCGACAAGACGACGGCGCTTCGCCGCGTGAAGCCAGAACAGCTTGATGAGTTGCTTCACCCGATGCTCGATCCTGCGGCCGAAAAGAAAGCCAACGTGCTTGCGAAGGGCCTTCCGGCCGGTCCTGGCGGTGGCGTCGGTCAAGTCACGTTTACGGCAGACGACGCCGAAGCGTGGTCCAAGCAAGGTAAGAAGGTCATTCTCGTCCGTAACGAGACTTCGCCCGAAGACGTTCACGGTATGCACGTAGCCCAGGCCATTCTCACGGCGAAGGGCGGCATGACCAGCCACGCGGCGCTTGTCGCGCGCGGTTGGGGCAAGTGCTGCATCGTGGGTTGCGCCGCGCTTCACATTGATGCGCGTAACAAGACCATCACGGTTGGCGGCAAGGTCATCAAGGAAGGCGATTGGATTTCCTTGAACGGTTCGTCCGGCAAGGTGTACGAAGGCGCCGTCGGCGTGCTTCCGGCGCAGCCCGACCTGAATCCGTATTACAAGAAGCTCATGAAGTGGGTCGACGAGACGCGTCAGATCAACGTTCGCACGAACGCCGAGCGTCCTGAAGACGCCGCGCAGGCGATTGCGTTCGGAGCCGAAGGCGTCGGCCTTGCGCGCACCGAGCATATGTTCTTCGAGCCGGAACGCATCATCCACATGCGTGAGATGATCCTCGCGGAGAACGAAGAAGTTCGCCGTGCCGCCGTTATGAAGCTTCTCCCCTACCAGAAGAAAGACTTCATCGGCATCTTCAAGGCGATGGCCGGCAAGCCGGTAACAGTTCGCTTGCTCGATCCGCCTCTACACGAGTTCGTCACGCTGACCGACGCGCAGGTCGAAGAGCTTTCGGGCCAGATTAAGGTGCCCGCCGCGAAGATCCGCGCGCGCATCGCCCAGCTCCACGAGCTGAACCCGATGCTCGGCCACCGCGGTTGTCGCCTTGGCGTTGCGTACCCGGAAATCACCGAGATGCAGGCGCGCGCCATTCTTGAAGCGACCGCCGAGTTGACGAAGGCGAAGGTGAAGGTCCTCCCGGAAATCATGATTCCGCTCGTTGGTCACGAGAACGAGTTCATCAACCAGGCTGCGATCGTCCGTCGCGTCGCGGAAGAAGTTCAGAAGCAGTACAAGATGAAGCTCAGCTTCATGGTCGGTACGATGATCGAAGTGCCGCGCGCGTGCCTCGTCGCCGACAAGATTGCGGCGCACGCCGAGTTCTTCAGCTTCGGCACGAACGACCTCACGCAGATGGGCTTCGGGTTTTCCCGCGACGACATCGGCGGGTTCCTGCCGTACTACATCGAGAGGAAGATCCTTCCGAACGATCCGTTCCAGGTGCTCGACCAGGTAGGTATCGGACAGCTTATCGAGATGGCCGTCGCGAAAGGCCGCTCGGTCCGTCCGGACCTCAAGGTCGGTATCTGCGGCGAGCACGGCGGCGAGCCCAGCTCGGTGAAGTTCTGCCACCGCACCGCGTTCAACTACGTGAGCTGCAGCCCGTTCCGCGTACCCATCGCGCGTTTGGCCGCCGCACAGGCCGCTATCGAAACGCCGCGCAAAGAGAAGGCCGCTGCGAAGAAAGTTGCCGCCAAAGGCAAAGCCAAGGCAAAGGCAAAAGGCCGCAAGTAG
- a CDS encoding alpha-L-fucosidase: MMIAGLFVLLATTAQADAQPKWPADAFFGLHYDLHPGPQDTELGRETTYEHIRAMLEKVKPDYVQYDCKGHPGWTGYPSKVGSPSPGIVNDALAVWRKVTKDMGIPLSIHYSGVWDTRAIELHPEWANINAEGKPNPNNTDPLSDYTEKFMIPQLIEVVDNYDIDGVWIDGENWASQPSWSERCIAEFTKRTGISEVPRKPGDPHWAEWLAFQRTLFVEHVQKYAEALHKRKPSIAVCSNWMYSVRQPEPIAAPVDYLSGDFDPSFGAERSCAESRFLAARGLPWNLMAWAFLKTGDGQWTFKPAPHMCQELAVTLAQGGSVFIYDQPQRSGRLTEWHQDIYAEVAEFCRARKEYCFKTQTIPQVAILHSESFYYRHNDPLFNFRDANHPMEGALHAMLENGYSVDILNEEMLLERIAHYPMVVVPEQEELPQEVVEALRRYVSDGGQLLLSGQTAVKEFGDITGATPKEDALVGNSFVPAGNGCVAVNGPWQSVSLTSATELAPLLNQQEPALNRVGVPAAIVNNFGKGRVVTVTGPAFRAYHHTHYPLLRRFLGDAANALVTTKLAHVSGPWWIEMSARQKDGRLLIQFVNRASAGYTAPNRHVVEDVPNSGPFTVTIPVDKRPKRVFMGPEKAGCEWTWSNGMLTAKIAGLGIHNVLVVEHGD; this comes from the coding sequence ATGATGATCGCCGGCCTATTCGTTTTACTCGCAACCACCGCCCAAGCCGACGCCCAGCCCAAGTGGCCGGCAGATGCGTTCTTCGGGCTTCACTATGATCTACACCCGGGTCCGCAGGACACCGAATTGGGCCGGGAAACCACGTATGAGCACATTCGCGCCATGCTCGAGAAGGTGAAACCCGATTACGTGCAGTACGACTGCAAGGGTCATCCGGGCTGGACCGGTTATCCTTCAAAAGTGGGGTCGCCATCACCGGGAATCGTCAATGATGCATTGGCCGTGTGGCGCAAGGTCACGAAGGACATGGGCATTCCGCTTTCGATTCACTACTCGGGCGTATGGGACACGCGCGCCATTGAGTTGCATCCGGAATGGGCCAACATCAACGCCGAGGGCAAGCCCAATCCCAACAACACAGACCCGCTGAGCGATTACACCGAGAAATTCATGATCCCGCAGCTCATTGAAGTTGTCGACAACTACGACATCGACGGGGTGTGGATTGATGGAGAGAATTGGGCGAGTCAGCCGTCCTGGAGCGAGCGGTGCATCGCGGAGTTCACGAAGCGCACCGGAATCTCAGAAGTTCCCCGCAAGCCAGGCGACCCGCATTGGGCGGAATGGCTTGCGTTCCAACGGACCTTGTTCGTGGAACATGTGCAGAAGTATGCGGAAGCACTTCATAAACGGAAGCCTTCCATCGCGGTTTGCAGCAATTGGATGTACAGCGTTCGCCAACCGGAGCCTATCGCCGCACCCGTCGATTATCTAAGCGGAGACTTCGATCCCAGCTTCGGCGCGGAACGTTCGTGCGCAGAGTCGCGATTCCTTGCCGCGCGCGGATTGCCGTGGAATCTGATGGCGTGGGCTTTCCTGAAGACCGGCGACGGACAGTGGACGTTCAAGCCCGCACCGCATATGTGTCAGGAACTCGCAGTGACCTTGGCGCAGGGTGGCTCCGTGTTCATCTACGATCAGCCGCAACGGTCGGGTCGCCTGACGGAATGGCATCAGGACATTTACGCTGAGGTGGCAGAGTTCTGTCGCGCGCGCAAGGAATACTGCTTCAAAACGCAGACGATTCCCCAGGTGGCGATCCTGCATAGCGAGTCGTTTTACTATCGCCACAATGATCCGCTGTTCAATTTCCGCGACGCCAACCACCCGATGGAAGGCGCGTTGCACGCGATGTTGGAGAATGGGTACTCAGTCGACATCTTGAACGAGGAGATGCTCCTTGAGCGCATCGCACACTATCCGATGGTCGTCGTGCCGGAGCAGGAAGAGTTGCCGCAAGAGGTGGTCGAGGCGCTTCGCCGATATGTTTCCGATGGCGGACAGCTACTCCTCAGCGGACAGACCGCCGTCAAGGAATTCGGAGATATCACGGGTGCCACGCCAAAAGAGGACGCACTCGTCGGCAATTCGTTCGTTCCCGCCGGCAACGGGTGCGTGGCTGTAAACGGCCCCTGGCAAAGCGTGTCGCTTACTTCAGCGACCGAGCTCGCTCCCTTGCTGAATCAACAAGAACCTGCTCTCAATAGAGTCGGGGTGCCCGCGGCAATCGTGAACAACTTCGGCAAGGGCCGTGTAGTTACCGTCACGGGACCCGCTTTCCGCGCGTATCACCACACGCATTATCCGCTGCTGCGCCGTTTCCTCGGCGATGCCGCGAACGCGCTCGTCACGACAAAGCTCGCTCACGTGAGCGGACCCTGGTGGATTGAGATGTCCGCGCGCCAAAAGGACGGTAGGTTGCTCATCCAGTTCGTCAATCGCGCCTCGGCGGGTTATACCGCGCCAAACCGACATGTCGTCGAAGACGTACCCAATTCCGGGCCGTTCACCGTCACAATTCCGGTGGACAAACGTCCGAAGCGCGTCTTCATGGGCCCGGAGAAGGCCGGGTGCGAGTGGACATGGAGCAATGGCATGCTGACTGCAAAGATCGCTGGGTTGGGAATTCACAACGTGTTGGTCGTAGAGCACGGCGACTGA
- a CDS encoding type II toxin-antitoxin system VapB family antitoxin, with protein MRTNIVIDDQLMSRALKSGDYKTKKSAIDAALKLLVQVNSQQRLRRLRGKIKWEGDLDQMRRD; from the coding sequence ATGCGAACGAATATCGTCATTGACGACCAGTTGATGTCCCGCGCACTCAAATCGGGTGACTACAAAACAAAAAAATCTGCCATTGATGCAGCATTGAAGCTCTTAGTGCAGGTCAATAGCCAGCAAAGACTCCGCCGCCTGCGTGGAAAGATCAAGTGGGAAGGCGACCTCGATCAGATGCGAAGGGACTGA